A genomic window from Exiguobacterium acetylicum DSM 20416 includes:
- a CDS encoding sensor domain-containing diguanylate cyclase — protein sequence MPSLFLFTIVYLIPTFIMFYMAVDIFLRNPSRPQHRLLSLFTFAYGMLFLGEFFRNASPIESSPAFVTYWFGNAGLIVFSTSLHFIFRVSNLWKRMPRLLYPWIFYLPMGVVLTTYVFQTNVINSQQFTQVGQFIYPEFNTQYLVTMTVGNVFHLLVIGLLVYARTQLNDARRGIINVLLSVAVLVLAWDIVFGYWSFYGIMPPYAYMYGGLFWAGALAIAMRRFDYLASYQKRFATLYNLNPSAILLLDREGRIESANPAAHQLFETDELTACTFSTYLPEKKQADWMLHYMTHFLSQRKFNEFETKILTAQQQERYVVMDADFVFIEQELHGMLLIRDIQSFKEAEQTIRFFAYHDPLTKIANRRSFYERAAQELLEHDHVAITVVDLDGFKAINDTYGHQIGDAFLIHIARLLEKHAEQYGFAARVGGDEFFLLYRQPTVATLHAYATDLLIYLHDNPYRFAEEVIEIRTSIGLSYSPDHGVDLDTLIQHADQAMYRVKHDGKNDYFIHDTIDSTQRS from the coding sequence ATGCCATCCTTATTTCTGTTTACGATTGTTTACTTGATTCCGACCTTCATCATGTTCTATATGGCGGTCGATATTTTCTTACGCAATCCATCACGTCCACAACACCGGCTGCTCAGCTTATTCACGTTCGCTTACGGGATGTTGTTCCTCGGTGAATTTTTCCGGAACGCTTCTCCGATCGAGTCGAGTCCGGCGTTCGTGACCTACTGGTTTGGGAATGCCGGTCTAATCGTTTTCAGTACATCGCTCCATTTCATCTTTCGCGTCTCGAATTTATGGAAACGGATGCCACGACTGCTCTATCCGTGGATTTTCTATCTGCCGATGGGCGTCGTGCTGACGACATACGTATTCCAGACGAACGTCATCAACAGTCAGCAATTCACGCAGGTCGGACAGTTCATCTATCCTGAATTCAACACACAATACCTAGTGACGATGACGGTCGGAAACGTCTTCCATCTTCTCGTCATCGGTCTGCTCGTGTACGCTCGGACACAGTTGAACGATGCCCGTCGCGGCATCATCAACGTCTTGCTGAGTGTCGCCGTTCTCGTTCTCGCGTGGGATATCGTCTTCGGCTACTGGTCGTTCTACGGTATCATGCCACCGTATGCTTATATGTATGGCGGTCTATTCTGGGCAGGAGCTCTTGCGATCGCGATGCGTCGGTTTGATTATCTCGCGTCCTACCAGAAGCGCTTCGCGACGCTTTATAACTTGAATCCATCTGCCATCCTCTTACTCGACCGGGAAGGACGAATCGAGAGTGCTAATCCTGCTGCTCATCAGCTATTCGAAACAGATGAGCTGACGGCGTGCACGTTTTCGACTTACTTACCGGAGAAAAAACAAGCGGATTGGATGTTACACTACATGACGCATTTTTTATCGCAACGTAAGTTCAACGAATTCGAGACGAAGATTTTAACAGCACAACAGCAAGAACGCTACGTCGTCATGGACGCTGATTTCGTCTTCATCGAACAGGAACTGCACGGGATGCTGTTGATCCGCGATATTCAGTCCTTCAAGGAAGCAGAACAGACGATTCGTTTCTTCGCCTATCATGATCCGTTGACGAAAATCGCCAATCGCCGGAGCTTTTACGAACGAGCGGCGCAAGAGTTGCTCGAGCATGATCACGTGGCGATCACCGTCGTCGATCTCGATGGATTCAAAGCAATCAACGATACGTACGGTCATCAGATCGGTGATGCTTTTTTGATCCATATCGCTCGCCTTCTTGAAAAACATGCGGAACAATATGGTTTTGCTGCCCGTGTCGGTGGAGATGAGTTTTTCTTACTCTATCGTCAACCGACCGTTGCTACGCTACATGCATATGCGACAGACCTCTTAATCTACTTGCACGACAATCCTTATCGATTTGCTGAAGAAGTCATTGAAATCCGAACGAGCATCGGACTCAGTTACTCACCGGATCATGGTGTTGACCTCGATACGTTGATTCAACATGCTGACCAAGCGATGTACCGCGTCAAACATGACGGAAAGAACGATTATTTCATTCATGATACGATAGACTCGACGCAACGATCCTAA
- a CDS encoding potassium channel family protein, with amino-acid sequence MISVLTIFSRLFKGLRRAFHLSYFRGLLILCLLTLVSGTIFYSTEENLSIVDALYVCITTLSTVGHPTFVPTTTLGKVFTMAYITIGCGLFLTLIATLSYVLIKQPDDE; translated from the coding sequence ATGATTTCTGTACTGACGATTTTTTCACGCTTATTCAAGGGATTGCGCCGCGCCTTTCATCTGTCTTATTTCCGGGGACTATTGATTCTCTGCTTGTTAACGCTCGTCTCCGGTACAATCTTCTACAGCACCGAAGAAAATCTTTCAATCGTTGATGCACTTTACGTTTGTATCACGACACTAAGTACCGTCGGGCATCCGACGTTCGTTCCGACGACGACGCTCGGTAAGGTCTTTACGATGGCGTACATCACGATTGGCTGTGGGCTATTTTTAACACTGATCGCCACGTTATCTTACGTTCTGATTAAACAACCGGACGATGAATAG
- the mgtE gene encoding magnesium transporter: MRQTAEQQWKWLLLDALAKEKREQAQQIIEEVYPYDIAQVYEELGEDDQARLLDYLDHERLADVLEELEGEQRLAVLRRLDVERAGHVLDLMENDDVADVLEELGPEETDRLLGSMRTDEALIVRNLLTYPPETAGRLMTNRFIWVGEDFTVGETVEKMRDYIEYSETINYVYVVNQLSELVGVISYRDVILAENTERISDVMETKVIRVAAETDQEEVAQLFERYDLVSLPVVEGDILVGLITVDDALDVLREEANEDIEKLSASGKSIDFETKPWIAATRRLPWLVLLLFIGLVSGSIISQFEETLSKVVALAFFMPMIAGMTGNTGTQSLAVVVRGLITREVDKRVATRLILRELWVGLIIGVICGILIAIIAYVWQGSAVLGLVVGSSLVITLIFGTLAGTIIPLILHRLKIDPAIASGPLITTLNDILSLLVYFGIATAFISRLM, translated from the coding sequence TTGCGTCAGACAGCAGAACAACAATGGAAGTGGCTATTGCTCGATGCTCTCGCGAAAGAAAAACGGGAGCAAGCACAGCAAATCATCGAAGAGGTCTATCCGTATGATATCGCGCAAGTGTATGAAGAGTTGGGCGAAGACGATCAGGCACGACTCCTCGACTATCTGGATCACGAGCGATTGGCGGATGTACTTGAGGAGCTCGAAGGGGAGCAACGTCTCGCCGTCTTACGTCGTTTAGACGTCGAGCGTGCCGGGCACGTCCTCGATTTAATGGAGAACGATGATGTCGCGGATGTACTTGAGGAACTGGGACCGGAAGAGACCGACCGCTTGCTTGGCAGCATGCGGACGGACGAGGCTCTGATCGTCCGCAATCTCTTGACGTATCCACCGGAAACGGCAGGGCGCTTGATGACGAACCGGTTCATCTGGGTCGGAGAAGATTTCACGGTCGGTGAGACGGTCGAGAAGATGCGCGACTACATCGAATACTCGGAGACGATCAACTACGTCTACGTCGTCAATCAACTCAGTGAACTCGTTGGTGTCATCTCATACCGGGATGTCATCTTAGCTGAAAATACGGAACGGATCAGTGACGTCATGGAGACGAAGGTGATTCGGGTCGCGGCGGAGACCGATCAGGAAGAAGTCGCGCAACTGTTCGAACGCTATGATCTTGTCTCGTTACCCGTCGTCGAGGGCGACATTCTCGTCGGACTGATCACGGTCGATGATGCGCTTGACGTCTTACGGGAAGAAGCGAACGAAGACATCGAGAAACTCTCGGCGTCCGGTAAATCAATTGATTTCGAGACGAAGCCGTGGATTGCTGCGACCCGTCGTTTACCGTGGCTCGTCTTGCTACTGTTCATCGGGCTCGTCTCCGGATCAATCATCAGTCAGTTCGAAGAGACGCTCTCAAAAGTCGTCGCGCTCGCCTTCTTCATGCCGATGATCGCTGGAATGACCGGAAACACCGGCACCCAATCACTGGCGGTCGTCGTTCGGGGATTGATCACTCGTGAAGTCGATAAGCGGGTCGCGACTCGGTTGATTCTGAGAGAACTTTGGGTCGGTCTAATCATTGGTGTCATTTGTGGTATCTTAATCGCGATCATTGCCTACGTCTGGCAAGGTAGTGCCGTCTTAGGTCTTGTCGTCGGAAGTTCGCTCGTCATTACGTTGATTTTCGGAACGTTAGCTGGAACGATCATTCCGCTCATCTTACATCGCTTAAAGATTGACCCGGCGATTGCATCCGGACCACTGATCACGACCTTAAACGATATCTTATCACTCCTTGTCTACTTCGGAATCGCGACCGCATTCATTAGTCGCTTGATGTAA
- a CDS encoding metal ABC transporter ATP-binding protein, with protein MYALDVDRLTVSYFDTHALDGVSVRLPVASLIGIIGPNGAGKSTFLKAVLGLIPARIEQLRVLDQSLEDVRSRVAYVPQRSAIDWDFPVRVQDVVLMGCYPKLSLFKRPSKAQKVFAMECLERVGMSDHAERQIGELSGGQQQRVFLARALAQEAELLLLDEPFVGIDVASEQMIIELLRTLRAEGRTIVVVHHDLHKAEDYFDTLMLLNKQLIAVGPPADILTPEWLEPAYGLPLFERRKEGQG; from the coding sequence ATGTACGCCCTTGACGTTGATCGTCTCACTGTCTCTTATTTTGATACCCATGCACTCGACGGAGTGTCCGTTCGTCTCCCGGTCGCTTCGTTGATTGGCATCATCGGACCGAACGGCGCTGGTAAATCCACATTCTTAAAAGCCGTCCTCGGTTTGATCCCGGCTCGCATCGAGCAGTTACGCGTGCTTGACCAATCACTCGAAGACGTTCGGTCACGCGTCGCTTACGTACCGCAACGAAGTGCAATTGATTGGGACTTCCCGGTTCGTGTGCAGGACGTCGTGCTGATGGGCTGTTATCCGAAGCTCAGCTTATTCAAACGACCATCGAAAGCACAAAAAGTGTTCGCCATGGAGTGTCTCGAGCGCGTCGGTATGTCTGATCATGCCGAACGCCAAATCGGTGAACTGTCAGGCGGACAGCAACAACGGGTCTTTCTGGCGCGTGCCCTTGCCCAAGAAGCAGAGCTACTATTGCTGGACGAACCGTTCGTCGGCATCGATGTTGCGAGTGAGCAGATGATCATCGAACTCTTACGGACCCTCCGAGCCGAAGGACGGACGATCGTCGTCGTCCACCATGATTTGCATAAAGCAGAGGACTACTTCGACACATTGATGCTGTTGAACAAACAATTGATCGCTGTCGGTCCACCGGCTGATATCTTGACGCCGGAATGGCTCGAACCAGCGTATGGCTTACCCCTATTCGAACGACGCAAGGAGGGACAAGGATGA
- a CDS encoding metal ABC transporter permease: protein MTFIEALLQYEFLQKAMITAIMVGIICGVIGCFIILRGMSLMGDAISHAVLPGVAISYLLGINFLIGAVVTGLVTALGIGFVSQNSRIKNDTAIGIMFTSAFALGIILISFLRSSSDLYHILFGNVLAVRPSDMWMTVIIGLIVLGGIFLFYKELLISSFDPTMAQAYGLSTRWIHYGLMTLLTLVTVASLQTVGIILVVAMLITPAATAYLLTNRLSRMLFLAAGFGTLSAIVGLYFSFTYNLSSGASIVLVATTLFALVFVFSPRHGLMRHRKRKESTV from the coding sequence ATGACGTTCATCGAGGCATTACTTCAGTATGAGTTCTTACAAAAAGCGATGATCACCGCCATCATGGTCGGCATCATCTGTGGTGTGATCGGCTGTTTCATCATCCTTCGCGGGATGTCGTTGATGGGGGATGCAATCTCGCACGCCGTTTTACCCGGTGTTGCGATTTCCTACCTACTCGGGATCAACTTCCTGATCGGTGCTGTCGTGACGGGTCTCGTGACAGCGCTCGGAATCGGTTTCGTTAGCCAGAACAGTCGCATCAAGAACGATACGGCAATCGGAATCATGTTCACATCCGCCTTCGCCCTCGGGATCATCCTGATCTCGTTCTTGCGTAGCAGTAGTGATCTCTATCACATTCTGTTTGGTAACGTCCTCGCGGTCCGTCCGAGCGACATGTGGATGACCGTCATCATCGGATTGATCGTCCTCGGTGGAATCTTCTTGTTCTACAAAGAGTTGCTGATCAGCTCGTTTGATCCGACGATGGCGCAAGCCTATGGACTATCGACGCGTTGGATTCATTACGGACTGATGACGTTACTAACACTCGTCACCGTCGCTTCACTTCAGACCGTCGGCATCATCCTCGTCGTCGCGATGCTGATCACACCAGCAGCGACCGCGTATTTACTGACGAACCGCCTCTCACGGATGCTGTTCCTAGCGGCAGGATTCGGTACGCTGTCCGCCATCGTCGGACTGTATTTCAGCTTCACCTATAATCTATCTTCCGGTGCGTCGATCGTCCTCGTCGCGACGACGTTGTTCGCACTCGTCTTCGTCTTCTCACCACGTCACGGTCTGATGCGTCACCGGAAACGAAAGGAGTCTACTGTATGA
- a CDS encoding metal ABC transporter substrate-binding protein, whose translation MKVKLFLFVLLSTVLLAACSTPAEDNGKLKVVATYSILADLAREVGGEHVDVHSMVKIGANPHEYDPLPADVQAMADADVVFYNGLNLEAGGAWFDKLRATTGKDASDAPVYRLSKGVEPKYLTTKGKESETDPHAWLDISNGIRYVENVKQALIKEDPKHKADYEKNADAYIKKLQTLDQEAKKQFAAIPKAERHLVTSEGAFKYFGTAYDVKADYIWEINSDNQGTPAQVRRIVDTIKEQDIPVLFVETSVDRRSMETVSRETGVPIGGTLFTDSLGAPGKDGDTYYSMMQANIETITEALAK comes from the coding sequence ATGAAAGTAAAACTTTTTCTGTTCGTCCTCCTCAGCACGGTCTTACTTGCTGCTTGTTCGACACCAGCAGAAGATAACGGGAAGCTGAAGGTCGTTGCGACGTATTCGATTCTCGCTGACCTCGCACGTGAGGTCGGTGGTGAACATGTCGATGTCCACAGCATGGTCAAGATCGGGGCAAACCCGCACGAGTATGATCCACTTCCGGCAGACGTACAAGCGATGGCAGATGCTGACGTCGTCTTCTACAACGGGTTGAACCTGGAAGCCGGCGGTGCGTGGTTCGATAAACTCCGGGCAACGACTGGCAAAGACGCGTCTGACGCGCCAGTCTATCGTTTAAGCAAAGGCGTCGAACCGAAATACCTGACGACGAAGGGCAAAGAATCGGAGACTGATCCGCATGCGTGGCTCGATATAAGCAATGGGATTCGCTACGTCGAAAACGTCAAGCAGGCATTAATCAAGGAAGATCCGAAGCACAAAGCCGACTACGAAAAAAATGCCGATGCCTATATCAAAAAATTGCAGACGCTTGATCAGGAAGCGAAAAAGCAGTTTGCCGCTATTCCGAAAGCAGAACGTCATCTCGTCACGAGCGAAGGAGCCTTCAAATACTTCGGAACTGCCTATGACGTCAAAGCGGATTATATTTGGGAGATCAACTCAGATAATCAAGGGACTCCGGCTCAAGTCCGCCGGATCGTCGATACGATCAAGGAGCAAGATATCCCTGTCCTGTTCGTCGAAACGAGCGTCGATCGGCGGAGCATGGAAACCGTCTCAAGGGAGACTGGTGTTCCGATCGGTGGTACTCTCTTCACTGACTCACTCGGTGCACCGGGTAAGGATGGCGACACCTACTACAGCATGATGCAAGCAAACATCGAGACGATCACGGAAGCACTCGCCAAGTAA
- a CDS encoding PCYCGC motif-containing (lipo)protein, with amino-acid sequence MQTRLYRYAFPLSISLLLAACGTADQTGAPKTEQTNHGDHADHASHGVGDQLEKTAGPDTLPAFLNEQDESIQTIYRSVAKHPDLLKKMPCYCGCGESAGHTSNYDCFIEEQTASSTTWTTHGITCGTCLDIAAQSIVAYQKGSSVKKIRTAIDQAYKKTGVTPTPTPAL; translated from the coding sequence ATGCAAACACGACTATATCGTTACGCCTTTCCCCTCAGTATCAGCCTGTTGCTCGCTGCATGCGGAACAGCTGATCAAACGGGTGCTCCGAAGACAGAACAAACGAATCACGGAGATCATGCTGACCATGCCAGCCACGGTGTTGGTGATCAACTCGAGAAGACCGCGGGACCAGACACGTTACCCGCTTTTCTGAACGAACAGGATGAGTCGATCCAGACGATTTACCGCTCCGTCGCTAAACATCCTGATCTCTTGAAGAAGATGCCTTGTTATTGTGGTTGCGGTGAATCTGCTGGTCATACAAGCAACTATGACTGCTTCATCGAAGAGCAGACTGCTAGTTCCACGACCTGGACGACGCACGGCATCACGTGCGGCACGTGTCTCGATATCGCAGCACAGTCAATTGTCGCTTATCAAAAAGGTAGCTCCGTCAAGAAAATCCGGACTGCCATCGATCAAGCTTATAAAAAGACCGGTGTCACACCGACGCCAACGCCAGCACTTTAA